In the genome of Thermosphaera aggregans DSM 11486, one region contains:
- a CDS encoding acetate--CoA ligase family protein: protein MSTASGLITKVYIEERVKLLEDEVFDLLTAYNIPVAPYAVARSIDEVSSMAEKLGFPLVIKVISPDIIHKTDVGGVRLDIWSKHEALKAAEEIMEKVRARNPQARINGFLLQPMMPKGVEIIIGGLHDPVFGSVVMFGAGGIFVEVFRDVSFRVAPLSVKEALEMIDEVKTSAILNGYRAQPPVNKYSIAEIIVAVGKILEEHPEIESMDLNPVFAYPDKAYVIDGRIILKKPTTFRKH from the coding sequence ATGAGTACTGCTTCAGGCTTGATCACCAAAGTGTATATCGAAGAACGTGTGAAACTTTTAGAGGACGAGGTGTTCGACCTTCTCACAGCATATAATATCCCGGTAGCTCCATACGCGGTTGCGAGAAGTATTGATGAAGTTTCATCGATGGCCGAGAAGCTAGGGTTTCCTCTTGTTATAAAGGTTATCTCGCCCGACATAATTCACAAGACCGATGTGGGGGGTGTAAGGCTCGATATTTGGTCGAAACACGAGGCGCTGAAAGCGGCAGAAGAGATTATGGAAAAAGTTAGGGCCAGGAATCCTCAAGCCAGGATCAACGGGTTTCTCCTACAGCCTATGATGCCTAAAGGCGTCGAAATCATTATCGGAGGCCTTCACGACCCCGTGTTTGGAAGTGTTGTTATGTTCGGAGCGGGAGGGATATTCGTCGAAGTTTTCAGAGACGTGTCCTTCAGGGTTGCCCCACTCAGTGTCAAGGAGGCTTTAGAAATGATTGATGAAGTAAAAACCTCAGCAATTCTAAACGGCTATAGGGCGCAACCACCGGTTAACAAATATTCAATAGCGGAGATAATAGTTGCCGTGGGAAAAATACTGGAGGAACATCCTGAGATAGAATCCATGGATTTAAACCCAGTCTTCGCATACCCTGATAAAGCTTACGTTATTGATGGTAGAATTATTTTGAAAAAACCAACCACCTTTCGTAAACACTAG
- a CDS encoding DUF7128 family protein, producing the protein MVYIIEVDGFKYYACSICGLIYESEETASKCEEFCKNNPGKCNIEIAKESIGYIEQAEGGSFTLKFKVLSRGERIRPVYKICKHRFNIYTAC; encoded by the coding sequence ATGGTTTACATCATAGAAGTAGACGGTTTCAAATACTATGCGTGCTCCATATGTGGGTTGATCTACGAGTCGGAGGAAACCGCTTCTAAATGTGAAGAGTTTTGCAAGAATAACCCTGGAAAATGCAATATTGAGATAGCGAAGGAATCTATTGGTTACATAGAACAGGCTGAAGGCGGATCCTTTACTTTGAAATTCAAAGTGCTTTCTAGAGGCGAGAGGATCAGGCCCGTGTACAAAATATGTAAGCATCGGTTCAACATATATACGGCATGCTGA
- a CDS encoding acyl-CoA reductase has protein sequence MDDDNVVKPIYYGKIEVQNNGTGVWEPTVEWLNEFLNRSMELSQSLLQLGFSRRVRVLSEMGKIWREKLSLVEEKLAPNISKNTGYSVENVKMDLRLVEEVFNETNIVELFDKGLIGGWRSLDKPVEIIDGEFVWNRPLGVSLIISSGNTVIPAILPAVVSLASGNVTILRPSFSNYQAVVEIFKTLFDLADSSVEGAREMASALLVAYFKHESKVFEHLLASAPLGIVNYWGGEPGRSVIASRVLKNPFHPKLIVNGPLTGLAIIDEESASEKVAYGLARDVVLYDQQLCSSPTYAIFIGSKDSALKFAQRLGEALNNVGRRFPRDLKEGELYNLILLRKNLEIQGVRVFYSENPGNAWTIAVKTLESVTNFAYSLKYPHTIPRRRFIEIIVLKDAKELKETILHLIEDLRRNGVDKFQTASIKVSERNLNHLLKVLYILGIYRVVPIGESFFRTPLEPYDGEFLPKYFTYTMYLRFIEKSDALKHPE, from the coding sequence GTGGATGACGATAATGTTGTAAAACCCATTTACTATGGTAAAATAGAGGTTCAAAATAATGGCACGGGAGTATGGGAGCCTACCGTTGAGTGGTTGAATGAGTTTTTAAACCGGAGTATGGAACTATCACAGAGTCTTTTACAACTAGGCTTTAGTAGAAGGGTTAGAGTGTTGAGCGAGATGGGGAAGATTTGGAGGGAGAAGCTTTCGTTAGTCGAGGAGAAACTAGCTCCTAATATTTCTAAGAATACAGGCTACAGCGTGGAGAATGTGAAAATGGACTTAAGACTGGTTGAAGAAGTGTTTAATGAGACCAATATTGTTGAGCTCTTCGATAAAGGCTTAATCGGGGGATGGCGTAGTCTTGACAAGCCCGTTGAAATCATTGATGGGGAGTTCGTGTGGAATAGACCGCTAGGCGTATCCCTTATAATATCCTCCGGAAACACCGTCATACCAGCTATTCTCCCAGCAGTGGTTTCTTTAGCATCGGGGAACGTAACTATACTAAGGCCGTCTTTCAGCAACTACCAAGCAGTAGTCGAAATTTTTAAAACACTTTTCGATCTAGCAGACAGCTCCGTAGAAGGTGCTAGAGAAATGGCTTCGGCTCTTCTGGTCGCATACTTTAAACATGAGAGCAAGGTATTTGAACACCTATTAGCATCAGCACCTCTCGGCATCGTCAATTACTGGGGCGGGGAGCCAGGTAGAAGCGTGATCGCTAGTAGGGTTTTGAAGAATCCGTTTCATCCTAAGTTAATCGTCAATGGACCTCTAACGGGGTTAGCGATAATAGATGAAGAGTCAGCGTCGGAAAAAGTAGCCTACGGATTAGCGAGGGATGTGGTACTGTATGATCAACAGTTATGTAGCTCTCCCACTTACGCCATATTCATAGGTTCGAAAGATAGCGCGTTGAAGTTTGCACAGAGACTAGGGGAAGCCCTGAATAATGTGGGGAGAAGGTTCCCCCGTGATTTGAAGGAAGGAGAACTGTACAATTTAATACTGCTTAGGAAAAACCTTGAGATCCAAGGTGTGAGAGTTTTCTACTCGGAAAACCCCGGAAATGCTTGGACGATTGCGGTGAAAACACTAGAGTCAGTCACTAATTTTGCATATAGTTTAAAATATCCACATACAATCCCTAGGAGACGGTTCATTGAAATAATAGTGTTGAAAGACGCCAAAGAACTCAAGGAGACGATCTTACACCTAATTGAAGACTTGAGGAGAAACGGGGTTGATAAGTTCCAGACAGCATCGATAAAGGTTTCTGAAAGAAACCTTAACCACTTATTGAAGGTTCTCTATATTCTTGGGATTTACAGGGTTGTCCCAATAGGGGAATCCTTTTTTAGAACGCCGTTAGAACCGTACGATGGTGAATTCTTACCTAAATACTTCACTTACACGATGTATCTTAGATTTATCGAGAAGTCGGATGCGCTAAAACACCCTGAATGA